A genomic window from Lycium barbarum isolate Lr01 chromosome 4, ASM1917538v2, whole genome shotgun sequence includes:
- the LOC132634962 gene encoding scarecrow-like protein 28, producing the protein MLAGCSSTLLSPRHRLRSEASAQFQACNFPSMSTQRLDLPCSFARKDSSRSQSIRPVGSLSVEKPIEAKNTSCSLKQNNIRLPPTSTEARRESNDELWEKGRSLKRYAEQIDDETCISRANKRKKGNRKSGDCSEEGYGLSLSQLGGGDFWLQSGFNVARSVPQEAPLSFSCSGEEESVCYVPNNPWIESVVTQITNFGDKNVSTSQDPAKEASVSSASLDSHGLVLRLNENPSGEQHEIGNGSSRIPNPNERGEVVIAHNEPNNRREDDAAELLSLLVSCVEAIGSRNVTGVNQLIARLGQLASPRGSPISRLTAYFTEGLALRVARLWPHIFHIIPPRDLDRLDDDSGTALRLLNQVSPIPRFIHFTSNEILLRAFEGKDRVHIIDFDIKQGLQWPSLFQSLASRPNPPSHVRITGIGESKQDLVETGDRLSEFAEALNLAFEFHPVVDRLEDVRLWMLHVKEGESVAVNCVLQMHRLLYDSSGGILRDFLGLIRSTNPDIILMAEQEAEHNELSLEARLVNSLKYYAAVFDSIGFSLPLDSLARIKIEELFAREIRNIIACEGRDRTERHELFGKWRKLMEQGGFRCTGITEREMLQSQMLLKMYSCEDYRITKQGNDNAALTLSWSDQPLCTVSAWTPLDAAGSSSSYYQPS; encoded by the coding sequence ATGTTGGCTGGTTGTTCTTCTACATTGTTGTCACCTAGGCATAGATTAAGGAGTGAAGCATCTGCACAGTTTCAAGCTTGTAATTTCCCTTCAATGAGCACACAAAGATTGGACTTGCCATGTAGTTTTGCTAGAAAAGATAGCTCAAGGTCCCAATCTATTAGGCCAGTTGGCAGCCTTTCTGTTGAGAAGCCTATTGAAGCCAAGAACACTAGTTGCTCTCTCAAGCAGAACAATATTCGTCTACCGCCAACTTCGACCGAAGCTAGGAGAGAAAGCAACGATGAACTTTGGGAAAAAGGTAGGAGCTTGAAGAGGTATGCTGAGCAGATTGATGATGAGACCTGCATAAGCAGAGCTAATAAGAGGAAAAAGGGAAATAGGAAGTCGGGTGATTGTTCCGAAGAAGGCtatggtttgagtttgagccAATTGGGTGGTGGTGATTTCTGGTTACAATCCGGTTTCAATGTGGCACGATCAGTTCCTCAAGAAGCACCATTATCCTTTTCTTGTTCAGGAGAGGAAGAGAGTGTATGTTATGTGCCAAACAATCCTTGGATCGAATCTGTAGTGACCCAGATTACTAATTTTGGTGACAAAAATGTCTCAACAAGTCAAGATCCTGCTAAAGAGGCGTCGGTATCAAGTGCTTCTTTAGACAGTCATGGTTTGGTTCTTAGGCTTAATGAGAACCCTTCGGGGGAGCAGCATGAAATAGGCAATGGTTCTTCTAGGATACCTAATCCAAATGAGAGGGGTGAAGTTGTAATAGCACATAATGAGCCCAATAATCGTCGGGAGGATGATGCAGCTGAGCTGCTCAGCTTACTTGTGAGTTGTGTTGAAGCAATTGGCTCAAGGAATGTCACTGGTGTTAATCAACTGATAGCTAGGCTAGGGCAGCTTGCATCTCCAAGAGGGTCACCAATAAGCCGGCTAACTGCTTACTTCACTGAGGGTTTAGCTTTGCGTGTTGCTCGTCTTTGGCCTCACATCTTTCACATTATACCCCCTCGGGACCTTGATCGATTAGACGATGATAGCGGTACGGCGTTGAGGTTGTTGAATCAGGTTAGTCCAATTCCAAGGTTCATCCATTTCACATCAAATGAGATTCTGCTTAGAGCTTTTGAAGGAAAGGACCGGGTTCACATTATTGATTTCGACATTAAGCAAGGCTTACAGTGGCCTAGTTTGTTTCAGAGTTTGGCTTCTAGGCCAAACCCTCCGAGTCATGTTAGAATTACCGGTATAGGAGAATCAAAACAGGATCTTGTTGAAACAGGAGACAGGCTTTCCGAGTTTGCTGAGGCGTTGAATCTGGCTTTCGAGTTCCATCCAGTTGTTGACAGGTTAGAAGATGTGAGGCTATGGATGCTTCATGTTAAAGAAGGAGAAAGTGTTGCAGTGAATTGTGTGTTACAGATGCATAGGCTTTTGTACGACAGTTCTGGCGGGATTCTAAGGGACTTTTTGGGGCTGATTAGAAGCACGAATCCCGATATTATTCTGATGGCTGAGCAAGAAGCTGAGCACaatgagcttagtttggaagcaAGACTTGTTAACTCACTAAAATACTATGCTGCTGTTTTTGATTCTATTGGTTTCAGCCTTCCATTAGATAGCCTTGCCAGGATTAAGATAGAAGAGTTGTTTGCTCGGGAGATTAGAAATATCATTGCTTGTGAAGGACGAGATAGGACTGAAAGGCATGAGCTTTTTGGGAAATGGCGGAAGCTGATGGAACAAGGGGGTTTTCGATGCACGGGGATTACAGAAAGGGAAATGCTTCAGAGTCAAATGCTGCTGAAGATGTACTCATGTGAGGATTACAGGATCACGAAGCAAGGGAACGACAATGCTGCACTTACACTGAGTTGGTCAGATCAGCCTCTATGCACGGTCTCCGCGTGGACTCCTCTTGATGCTGCTGGAAGTTCATCCTCTTATTATCAGCCAAGTTGA
- the LOC132634963 gene encoding glucan endo-1,3-beta-glucosidase 12-like, translating into MSLLGNLVLPLLLILLPLCCNNVYGVGINYGTVGSNLPSPKKVAQLLQSTIIDKVKIYDTNPEILEAFSNTGIDIIVAVENSNVTNLSANQSAADEWFSTRILPFIPATSIVAIAVGNEYLTTDGDGDGDDKLDPNALVQAMQNLHSVLLSRGLARKIKVSTPHSMAVLATSFPPSSSTFATTLLPTMTSIVTLLADTNSAFMVNAYPYFAYRDNPSTVNLEYALLGNATGVRDPKGYVYNNMLDAQIDAIRSAINALGFGNRSVQIMVSESGWPSKGDAGETAATTQNARTYNSRLVERAQSNKGTPMSPKDGIDIFVFALFNENKKQGGTGERNFGIFNADGSKVYDVDLSCQFCSGNSEKMGGFGEKLSLRGPSVWCVAKPHADEKVVQAVLDFCCGPGGVDCREIYENGNCFPPDKIHAHASYAMNAYYQMHGRNYWNCDFKGTGLVTFSDPSYGRCFYSQQ; encoded by the exons ATGTCTCTCCTTGGTAATCTTGTGCTGCCACTCCTCCTCATACTTCTTCCTCTTTGCTGCAATAATGTTTACGGTGTCGGAATAAACTATGGGACAGTTGGAAGCAACTTGCCCTCACCAAAGAAAGTGGCTCAGCTACTTCAATCCACCATCATTGACAAGGTTAAGATCTACGATACCAATCCTGAAATCCTTGAAGCCTTTTCCAACACCGGAATTGACATCATTGTTGCTGTTGAAAATTCTAATGTCACAAACTTAAGCGCCAACCAGTCTGCTGCTGATGAGTGGTTCTCCACTCGTATCTTGCCCTTCATTCCTGCCACTTCCATCGTGGCCATTGCCGTAGGAAATGAGTATTTAACCACggatggtgatggtgatggtgatgaTAAATTAGACCCTAATGCCTTAGTCCAAGCAATGCAAAATCTGCATTCAGTTTTACTATCACGCGGGCTAGCCCGCAAAATCAAAGTGTCCACGCCACATAGCATGGCTGTTCTTGCTACTTCTTTTCCACCTTCATCTTCCACATTTGCCACTACCCTCCTTCCTACCATGACTTCCATTGTCACGCTTTTAGCAGATACAAATTCCGCCTTCATGGTTAATGCGTACCCATATTTTGCTTACCGGGACAATCCCAGTACGGTCAATTTAGAGTATGCATTACTAGGAAATGCAACCGGGGTACGTGACCCTAAAGGTTACGTGTACAATAACATGCTAGATGCACAAATTGATGCAATTCGATCAGCAATCAATGCACTTGGTTTTGGAAATCGGTCGGTTCAGATTATGGTATCAGAATCTGGATGGCCATCCAAGGGAGATGCAGGAGAAACCGCTGCAACCACTCAAAATGCTAGAACCTATAATAGCCGATTAGTTGAACGTGCTCAGTCAAATAAAG GTACCCCCATGAGCCCCAAAGATGGCATTGATATTTTTGTGTTTGCCTTGTTCAACGAAAACAAGAAACAAGGAGGGACTGGTGAGAGGAACTTTGGGATTTTCAATGCGGATGGATCGAAGGTTTATGATGTGGATTTGAGTTGTCAATTCTGTAGCGGAAATTCTGAAAAAATGGGGGGTTTTGGAGAGAAATTGTCACTAAGGGGACCTTCAGTTTGGTGTGTAGCTAAGCCACATGCAGATGAGAAGGTGGTACAGGCTGTGCTGGATTTCTGTTGTGGACCTGGAGGTGTCGACTGTAGGGAGATCTATGAAAATGGCAACTGCTTTCCGCCAGATAAAATTCACGCCCATGCATCCTACGCCATGAACGCTTATTACCAGATGCATGGAAGGAACTATTGGAACTGTgacttcaaaggcactggtcttgtTACCTTCAGTGATCCAA GTTATGGAAGATGCTTCTATTCGCAGCAGTGA
- the LOC132634965 gene encoding probable (S)-N-methylcoclaurine 3'-hydroxylase isozyme 2, whose product MAQPSEIIFLLPFFLLPLVFFILKAFKSSNKTPQLPPGPTPWPVIGNIFHVGKMPHITLTNYAKTYGPLMSFKLGTQLLVVGSSPSVAIEILKTHDRILSGRHVPNAVPSKGSELDKISIGWSSECNNGWRYLRTLCRTELFSGKVLESQACLREKKVMELVEFLRSKEGQVVNLGELVFATVFNMLSNVLISKDMVNLEKETEEDGGMRSLARGIMEVGAAPNISDFYAILSKFDLQGLRKKYIDLMTEIRSKWEPILEERRNSKESGSPSQQDFLETLLDNGFTNDRICQLFLELFVAGGDTSTSTIEWAMAELIKNVESMKKVQDELEIKLGESDYPKESQLLHMSYLQACVKETLRLHPPGPLLLPHRAIETCQVMSFTIPKNTQISVNVWAIARDPSIWEEPEMFRPQRFLSSDMDFKGNDFEFLPFGAGRRICPGLPLAAIKVPLVLASLVHFFDWELPHGKCPIELDMREKFGVTLQKKEPLLLIPKPRK is encoded by the exons ATGGCTCAGCCATCTGAAATTATTTTCCTGCTTCCATTTTTCCTCTTACCCTTAGTTTTTTTTATCCTCAAAGCTTTCAAATCATCCAACAAGACTCCACAACTTCCACCAGGACCAACACCATGGCCAGTCATAGGAAACATTTTTCATGTGGGAAAAATGCCTCACATAACTCTGACAAATTATGCAAAAACTTATGGCCCCCTTATGTCCTTCAAGCTTGGAACTCAATTACTAGTTGTTGGATCATCACCTTCTGTTGCTATAGAAATCCTTAAAACCCATGATAGAATCCTCTCAGGTAGACATGTTCCAAATGCTGTTCCTTCAAAAGGATCAGAACTTGACAAGATATCAATAGGCTGGAGTTCTGAATGTAACAATGGATGGAGATACTTAAGGACATTATGCAGAACTGAGCTTTTCTCTGGCAAAGTATTGGAGTCTCAAGCTTGTTTGAGGGAGAAAAAAGTGATGGAATTGGTAGAATTCTTGAGGTCAAAAGAAGGTCAAGTGGTGAATCTTGGAGAACTAGTCTTTGCAACTGTGTTCAACATGTTGAGTAATGTTCTGATATCTAAAGATATGGTTAATTTGGAGAAAGAAACAGAAGAAGATGGTGGGATGAGAAGTCTAGCAAGGGGAATAATGGAAGTGGGCGCTGCTCCAAATATATCTGACTTTTATGCAATTTTGAGTAAATTTGATCTTCAAGGTTTGCGAAAAAAATATATAGATTTAATGACAGAGATTCGTTCCAAGTGGGAACCGATTCTTGAAGAAAGAAGGAACAGTAAAGAGAGTGGTTCTCCTAGCCAACAAGATTTCTTGGAAACTCTCCTTGATAATGGTTTCACCAATGATCGTATCTGCCAGCTATTTCTG GAGTTATTCGTTGCTGGTGGAGACACCAGTACCTCAACAATCGAGTGGGCGATGGCAGAACTGATTAAAAATGTGGAGTCAATGAAGAAAGTTCAAGACGAGCTCGAGATTAAACTCGGTGAAAGTGATTACCCAAAAGAATCTCAATTGCTTCATATGTCCTATCTTCAGGCCTGTGTGAAGGAAACACTTAGGTTGCATCCTCCAGGACCATTGCTGCTTCCACATCGTGCTATCGAAACCTGCCAAGTGATGAGTTTCACAATTCCTAAAAACACTCAAATCTCGGTTAACGTGTGGGCTATCGCTAGGGATCCATCGATATGGGAAGAACCGGAGATGTTTAGACCACAGCGGTTTCTGAGTTCCGATATGGACTTCAAAGGGAATGactttgagttcttacctttCGGTGCTGGAAGGAGAATATGCCCAGGCCTGCCTCTGGCTGCAATAAAAGTTCCATTAGTCCTTGCTTCACTTGTTCATTTCTTTGATTGGGAACTTCCTCATGGAAAATGTCCTATCGAGCTAGACATGCGTGAAAAGTTTGGAGTAACACTGCAAAAGAAAGAACCGCTGCTTCTGATCCCCAAGCCCAGAAAATGA
- the LOC132634964 gene encoding probable (S)-N-methylcoclaurine 3'-hydroxylase isozyme 2 produces the protein MAQPFEFFFLLPYFLLPLVFFIFKVLNSSQLPPGPTPWPVIGNILHMGKMPRITLTNFAKTYGPLISFKLGTQLLVVGSSPSVATEILKTHDKILSGRHVLNVVRSKRSDLDKISIVWTTECNNGWRYLRALCKTELFSGKVLESQACLREKKVMELVEFLRSKEGQVVNLGELVFATMLNMLSNVLISKDMVNLEKETEEDGGMESLVRGIVEVNSAPNISDFYPILGKLDLQGLRKKYIDLMTKIRSKWEPILEERRNSKESGSSS, from the coding sequence ATGGCTCAGccatttgaattttttttcctgCTTCCATATTTCCTCTTACCCTTAGTCTTTTTTATCTTCAAAGTTCTCAACTCATCACAACTTCCACCAGGACCAACACCATGGCCAGTCATAGGAAACATTCTTCATATGGGGAAAATGCCTCGCATAACTCTGACAAATTTTGCAAAAACTTATGGCCCCCTTATCTCCTTCAAGCTTGGAACTCAATTGCTAGTTGTTGGATCATCACCTTCTGTTGCTACAGAAATCCTGAAAACCCATGATAAAATCCTCTCAGGGAGACATGTTTTAAATGTTGTTCGGTCAAAAAGATCAGATCTTGACAAGATATCAATAGTCTGGACGACTGAATGTAACAATGGATGGAGATACTTAAGGGCTTTATGCAAAACTGAGCTTTTCTCTGGCAAAGTATTGGAGTCTCAAGCTTGTTTGAGGGAGAAGAAAGTGATGGAATTGGTAGAATTCTTGAGGTCAAAAGAAGGTCAAGTGGTGAATCTTGGAGAGCTAGTCTTTGCAACTATGTTGAACATGTTGAGTAATGTTCTGATATCTAAAGATATGGTTAATTTGGAGAAAGAAACAGAAGAAGATGGTGGGATGGAAAGTCTAGTAAGGGGAATAGTGGAAGTGAACTCTGCTCCAAATATATCTGATTTTTATCCAATTTTAGGTAAATTGGATCTTCAAGGTCTGCGAAAAAAATATATAGATTTAATGACAAAGATTCGTTCCAAGTGGGAACCGATTCttgaagaaagaaggaatagtAAAGAGAGTGGTTCTTCTAGCTAA